The genome window TACCTCGCCGATGATCTCATAGGCCAATGCATGGAAGGTGCGGGCCGCCACGGGGACCCCACACCGCGATTCGATCCGCTCTGACATCTCGGTCGCGGCGTCTTTCGCAAAGGCCAGCAGCAGGAGCTCGCTCGGTTTCCGTATCTCCGCCTTGACCAAGTATGCGGCCTTGGCAGTGATCACGCTTGTTTTGCCGGAGCCCGCCCCTGCCAGAACCAGCGTCGCATCTTCGTCGACGACCACCGACAGGCGCTGCTCCAGCGTCAGTGGCATAGTCTCGACCGTGCCGAAAAAATCCTTCCAGCGCAGGAGCTGACCCTTCACAAAGGTCTCGATAGAGACGTTACGGACGGCATTCGGATCGGATGCGAACGCAATGATCGGGGCAATTCGGGACATGACTTCGTCGCCAACGGCCTCCGAATTCAGCTTAGAAAGCACCCGGCTGTTTAGATCGGCAGCATCGCGCTGCAGCGGCGCGACGTGGCATGCTGCGGGATATGCGTCCGGCACCTTGAGCGCATCGAGCGCGTGCAGGATGCGCAGAACCGCCGCCTCCTCATTTTCCAACTCCGCCCGGTTAAAATCCGTCCAGGCGGTGGCAGCCGCATCTGCAAAATTTCTTGCTGCGGACGCGTCCACCGCCGGCAAGGTCAGATTCCGGCCGTCCCCGAGATCGAACGACAGAGACGAAGAGAGGAAGCCATTCCTTATTGAAGGGCGCGTCGCGATTGTGTCAAACCCTATCCAGGGCGAACCCGCACCAAGCGCGGCAATGCCCCTGTCTTGCAGGGTCAGGGACCTTGGATGTCGGGCGAGAGGATCAACTAAGAACCCCAGGAAGGATTTTGAGACGAGATTCATGTGCGCTGAAGTGTCAGTCATTTCCGAGGTGTAGAAAATACTGTAAATCGGGGAACCTCAAGGGACGCATTTCGGACGCGCAAGGGCGGATTGTGTTGGAAAACTCTCCTACAGCGTGCTGAAGCCGAATTTGGCAGAACAAAATTCCAAACTATGGAAATTTTAGCGCCACCCCGGGCCCCTATTGTCTCATCGGAGAACAGCTTCCCACATTTTAGTATTTTGAAGTTGCAGCAAATAGTTTTTCAACGGAATTGGCGGAAACCGGACCTTCGCTGCAACAGCGAGTGTGCTCTATCGAAACGATCAAAGCTGCCTTTCTCGGGGCGGATGGTCGGCCACATATGCTGCACCATCCACCAGGGTCAGCTACGCGCAGATTGCGACCTTTGAAAAGTCCAGGCCGCTGGGCCTCGCTGAATGGCATGGAAGGCCCATTGCTGACGCTTGTTCCCAAGGCGGCAAAAGTGCTGTTTGGGCACAGGCCTATGATTCCGACCATCGACAACACACGCATCTATTCTCTGATGAAAATTCTACTGTGCTTGTCTGTTTGCCCGCCTCATAAGCGTGGCAAGCTCGCTGCCCGAAGCGAAAAATTTCGTCGGCGTGTGGATATTGAAGTCACTGCTCCGAGCATAAATTTGCTTGGTCGAATATCTGGCAATGTGGGTGTTCGCATCAGCAACCTGCAATGCATCATAGCGCATGACAGGTGGCAAATTCTCGAATGTACCGAGTAGGAGTAAATCACTGGACAAGGAAAAAGTTATCAGAGTGTCCATGAGCCCATGACCAGGCCCGTAAGAACCTCTTTCCTTCTGATCTCTCCATGACAACACAACTGGATCGTCACAGGTAATGAAAATATGGCCATCCGGTGGCGATACGAAACACCAGTTCCGGTTCCCAAGCTCGGTAAGTACTGTTTCAACCATCTTCATTTCGAGTTTGATCAAATGGGTCTGATCAATCGCGATGTCGTAGTTTTTATCGTCATGAAATTTCTTAGCCTGCTCGTACGTGACCTTCGTATTGAATGCCTTGCCAGCTTCTTGCATCCGCTTTCGTTGGCTCTCCCAAATCTCCCTGGTCGAAACGGAAAGGCTTGCAATACGTTCCGCAATGTCCTTGTGGAGTTTCTCCAACTGGCCACGCATGCGCGGATTTCGCACCGAGAGCTGCGCGGCCAAATTCATGGTCCAATCGAAATGTTCTGAGGTTCGAAAACGCTTTTCACTAACTACTTCAGCGAGGAAAGGTGCGAGTTCACCCTCCATTTCAGCGAGACCATCTTCCAAATAGTTTGGATCAACTCCATCGATCTCTATGCGATTGAAGTGTCTCTTGCT of Sulfitobacter sp. DSM 110093 contains these proteins:
- a CDS encoding DUF4238 domain-containing protein, whose product is MAEKANHHYVPQLYLRNFADGIGRKSRVFTFDSTTNETFKTSVRNVASKRHFNRIEIDGVDPNYLEDGLAEMEGELAPFLAEVVSEKRFRTSEHFDWTMNLAAQLSVRNPRMRGQLEKLHKDIAERIASLSVSTREIWESQRKRMQEAGKAFNTKVTYEQAKKFHDDKNYDIAIDQTHLIKLEMKMVETVLTELGNRNWCFVSPPDGHIFITCDDPVVLSWRDQKERGSYGPGHGLMDTLITFSLSSDLLLLGTFENLPPVMRYDALQVADANTHIARYSTKQIYARSSDFNIHTPTKFFASGSELATLMRRANRQAQ